A DNA window from Gammaproteobacteria bacterium contains the following coding sequences:
- a CDS encoding glycosyltransferase family 2 protein has product MSSLSVIIITKNEADNILSCLDSVKFANEIIVLDSGSTDETVSLCQQYTDNVHQVDWPGFGIQKNRALQKCTSAWVLAIDADEIVSSALRQEITTLIKNESLHSAYRIPRKSKYCNQFMAFGDWRKDSCVRLFKKDKAIFKELPVHEALIVDGTVGKLQGPLLHNSFSNFEEVLHKINDYSTLSATYKFAEGKRSGLLKAIVRGGWTFFRGYFLRLGFLDGRKGFMLAISNAEGCYYRYLKIMLLHDELSSADNSKSS; this is encoded by the coding sequence ATGAGTTCACTAAGCGTTATAATTATCACTAAAAATGAAGCAGATAATATTCTCAGCTGTTTAGATTCAGTGAAATTTGCAAATGAAATTATAGTTCTAGACTCCGGGAGTACGGATGAAACCGTGAGCCTTTGTCAACAATACACCGACAATGTACACCAAGTTGATTGGCCAGGTTTTGGTATTCAAAAAAATAGAGCGTTGCAAAAATGTACCTCTGCGTGGGTATTAGCAATCGATGCCGATGAAATTGTAAGTAGTGCCTTGCGCCAAGAAATTACCACACTAATAAAAAATGAGTCGCTTCATTCTGCCTACCGCATTCCTAGAAAATCTAAATATTGCAATCAATTCATGGCTTTTGGTGATTGGAGAAAGGATAGCTGTGTGCGTCTTTTCAAAAAAGACAAAGCTATATTTAAAGAATTGCCGGTACACGAAGCGCTTATTGTTGATGGAACCGTTGGGAAGTTGCAAGGCCCCCTTTTACATAATTCATTCTCCAACTTTGAAGAAGTTCTCCATAAAATTAATGACTACTCTACCTTGAGTGCGACCTATAAATTTGCAGAAGGCAAAAGAAGCGGGCTTCTCAAAGCCATTGTGCGTGGCGGGTGGACGTTTTTTAGAGGTTATTTTTTAAGGCTAGGTTTTCTCGATGGCCGCAAAGGATTTATGTTGGCAATTTCCAATGCTGAAGGATGTTACTACCGTTATCTGAAGATAATGTTGTTACATGATGAGTTATCCTCGGCGGATAACAGCAAGAGCTCCTAA
- a CDS encoding glycosyltransferase family 2 protein → MESTNKGYSRLKKSVFTSVIITTYNWPSALDKVLCALKEQTDAQFEIIVADDGSSNETARCVDEAKRDHPIHIEHIWQPDTGFQAAKIRNKAVSKARGDYLVFIDGDCIPLHNFIQRHRLLAEQNWFVAGNRTLLSEQFTHRYLLNDNLALPTSLYQWFLLWKDQYCNRLQPLLFFPLLPRKFQAKKWQGAKTCNLGVWRKDFLTVNGFDESYQGWGYEDSDLVIRLIKSGVGRKDGRFAVPVVHLWHKEQGRAHAAENLIRCEQRLTDNVIKANIGVTQYLEN, encoded by the coding sequence ATGGAATCAACTAACAAAGGTTATTCACGATTGAAAAAATCGGTTTTCACATCAGTCATTATTACTACCTATAATTGGCCCAGTGCATTAGACAAGGTGCTATGCGCATTGAAGGAGCAAACTGATGCTCAGTTTGAAATAATCGTTGCAGATGATGGTTCCTCAAACGAAACTGCGCGTTGCGTAGACGAAGCCAAGCGTGACCATCCTATCCATATTGAACACATCTGGCAGCCGGATACAGGATTCCAAGCAGCTAAGATACGGAATAAAGCTGTTTCTAAGGCAAGGGGAGACTATCTCGTTTTCATAGACGGTGACTGCATACCATTACATAATTTTATCCAAAGACACCGCCTGTTAGCCGAACAAAATTGGTTTGTAGCGGGTAATCGTACCCTTTTAAGTGAACAATTCACTCATCGTTATCTGTTAAATGATAATCTAGCTTTGCCAACCTCGCTGTATCAATGGTTTCTACTCTGGAAAGATCAGTATTGCAATCGGCTACAACCATTGTTATTTTTCCCTTTGCTTCCCCGTAAATTTCAAGCGAAAAAATGGCAGGGTGCTAAAACATGTAATCTAGGGGTGTGGCGAAAAGATTTTTTAACTGTAAATGGTTTTGACGAATCATATCAAGGCTGGGGCTACGAAGATTCCGATTTAGTGATTCGATTAATTAAATCTGGAGTAGGGCGAAAAGACGGGCGCTTTGCAGTACCGGTAGTGCATCTTTGGCACAAAGAGCAGGGTCGCGCTCACGCAGCAGAAAATTTAATTCGCTGTGAACAACGTCTCACGGACAACGTAATAAAAGCAAATATTGGGGTAACTCAATACCTGGAGAATTAG
- a CDS encoding O-antigen ligase family protein, with protein sequence MSILIHPTTSLEVPKTATLSRVVILFGLMALMLCVPLLNKCFWAAILLILASNSWYKDWKVLLQKEVFVVALVLILLFTLGITYSHASWNYAFRSWDKYLKIFYLLFFLPLFIQKKARTQAIYCLIISVMVSEIFTYLHFFNLLDLGFPTSKHWLFVQDIDAGFVVSFTAFVLVNLAVDNKRWRAIFLICFLICSIDVLILNQERTGYLIYLALAALFFLQRFRWKGVLAAIILLPLFFASLYISSDQFNNRTNQVVSNILDYQKGNQNTSIGLRLSFAQYSFSVIKHHLLIGSGTGSFEEIYRTLNGPKINNETWPAHPHNEYISILFQLGVVGLSIFLYWIYLQIRFSFSLPQEEKFLMQGLVLAFVLLGFCNASLLVNPAGACYVSFLAIFMAAKYEGKGIKCE encoded by the coding sequence GTGTCTATTTTAATCCATCCTACTACTAGTTTAGAAGTGCCAAAGACTGCAACTCTCTCGAGAGTGGTAATTTTATTTGGATTAATGGCTCTCATGCTTTGTGTGCCTCTTCTTAATAAGTGTTTTTGGGCAGCTATATTACTTATTTTAGCTTCGAATTCTTGGTATAAAGATTGGAAAGTTCTGTTGCAGAAAGAAGTTTTCGTCGTCGCTTTAGTGTTAATTTTATTATTTACTCTAGGGATAACCTACAGTCACGCGAGTTGGAATTATGCCTTTCGCTCGTGGGATAAATATCTAAAGATTTTTTATTTATTATTCTTTTTGCCTCTGTTCATTCAAAAAAAGGCACGTACTCAAGCTATTTATTGCTTAATTATTAGTGTCATGGTCAGTGAGATATTTACTTATTTACACTTTTTCAATCTCCTCGATTTAGGATTTCCTACCAGTAAACATTGGCTTTTTGTACAAGATATTGATGCTGGGTTTGTAGTCTCTTTCACCGCCTTCGTCTTAGTCAATTTAGCGGTCGACAACAAACGATGGCGTGCAATTTTTCTAATATGTTTTCTGATTTGCAGCATTGATGTGTTGATACTTAATCAAGAAAGAACTGGTTACTTAATATACCTAGCACTCGCTGCGTTATTTTTCTTACAACGATTTCGTTGGAAAGGAGTGTTGGCTGCTATTATTTTACTGCCCTTGTTTTTTGCTAGCCTCTATATAAGCTCGGATCAATTTAACAATCGCACAAATCAGGTCGTCAGTAATATTCTGGATTATCAAAAAGGCAATCAAAACACCTCCATCGGACTGAGGCTTTCTTTTGCCCAATACAGTTTTAGCGTGATTAAGCATCATTTATTAATTGGATCTGGTACAGGGAGTTTTGAGGAAATATATCGCACTCTCAATGGTCCTAAAATAAACAATGAAACCTGGCCGGCTCATCCCCATAATGAATACATCTCAATATTATTCCAGTTAGGAGTGGTGGGTTTGAGCATTTTTTTATACTGGATTTACCTGCAAATTCGCTTCAGTTTTTCACTTCCACAAGAAGAAAAATTTCTGATGCAAGGGCTAGTGCTCGCATTTGTTTTATTAGGTTTTTGTAATGCTTCTTTATTGGTCAATCCAGCCGGTGCTTGTTATGTTTCATTTTTAGCCATTTTTATGGCCGCCAAATATGAGGGTAAGGGCATTAAATGCGAGTAG
- a CDS encoding phosphoesterase: MPDLSNEAVHQFWFEYKDPMIYRVISFMEGVENWTLDGDPALEAAMAKLGETLEDIGNIDLQQEDPFIQVATFIKAGRALRLLQCMDIAYPGAASKLLMHAEETSQITDDVPGLFLRRNIVFERLRLLGRVFSPERFSLVLKALEGDEHG; this comes from the coding sequence ATGCCTGATCTAAGTAATGAAGCCGTCCACCAATTCTGGTTTGAATACAAAGACCCGATGATCTATCGTGTCATCAGTTTCATGGAAGGTGTAGAAAATTGGACACTCGATGGTGACCCCGCCTTAGAAGCTGCCATGGCAAAATTGGGTGAGACCTTAGAAGATATTGGTAACATTGACCTGCAGCAAGAAGATCCTTTCATTCAAGTCGCCACCTTTATTAAAGCAGGACGCGCATTACGCTTACTACAGTGCATGGATATAGCTTATCCAGGCGCTGCATCAAAATTATTGATGCATGCAGAAGAAACCAGTCAAATCACTGATGATGTTCCCGGCTTATTCTTGCGAAGAAATATTGTCTTTGAAAGACTAAGATTATTGGGAAGAGTTTTTTCACCAGAACGTTTTTCACTTGTGCTTAAAGCTTTGGAGGGTGATGAGCATGGCTAA
- a CDS encoding glycosyltransferase family 4 protein: MRVAIIHHQFKLKGGMETYLLNLIKGFNDQQDQVSIYVYKRNKIQEEPICNVKKTNLFWLPRTLRKYWFGSHIHKQKRMQFHDLRVSLMRSFHQEIIVCGGTHQGFVFNTQKKITLSDRLEIACEKKSYATSLIVLAHSDQLKKELIELYSVPAYKILMVHPPINTEKFHQGFRDQKKRLRKKFNIHPEKKIILFPSTGHRRKGFFSLIAAFKQLPEAEFELVIAGNKPHKNSCANINYVGFAEDMASLYSACDVTILPSLYEPFGLAVPESLQCGTPVIISKFVGAKDLITEDEGIILADITPATIANAILEATSKQYNITPHFAERNGLAIETHIQKLKQTFRDHSMKTADRKEAT, encoded by the coding sequence ATGCGAGTAGCAATTATTCACCATCAATTCAAGCTTAAAGGCGGGATGGAAACTTATCTTTTAAACTTAATAAAAGGTTTTAACGATCAACAAGATCAAGTTTCCATCTATGTTTATAAGCGTAATAAAATACAAGAAGAACCTATCTGTAATGTCAAGAAAACTAATTTATTTTGGTTGCCACGAACATTACGTAAATATTGGTTTGGTTCACATATACATAAACAAAAAAGAATGCAATTTCATGATTTAAGAGTGAGTTTAATGCGATCGTTCCATCAAGAAATAATAGTGTGTGGGGGGACTCATCAAGGATTTGTTTTTAATACTCAAAAAAAAATCACTCTGTCAGATAGATTAGAAATTGCCTGCGAAAAAAAAAGTTACGCTACTTCATTAATAGTTCTAGCCCATTCTGATCAACTAAAAAAAGAATTGATTGAACTTTACAGCGTTCCAGCATACAAAATTTTGATGGTTCATCCGCCAATCAACACTGAAAAATTCCATCAAGGCTTCCGTGACCAGAAAAAGCGGCTGCGTAAAAAATTTAATATCCATCCAGAAAAAAAGATAATTTTATTTCCTTCTACAGGGCATAGACGAAAAGGATTTTTCTCACTGATCGCTGCATTCAAACAACTCCCTGAAGCAGAATTTGAGCTTGTCATTGCGGGGAATAAGCCACACAAAAATTCCTGCGCCAATATCAACTACGTTGGCTTTGCCGAAGATATGGCGTCACTTTATAGTGCGTGTGATGTTACAATACTTCCCTCCCTCTATGAGCCATTTGGTCTAGCCGTTCCGGAATCATTACAGTGCGGTACTCCCGTAATTATTTCGAAGTTTGTTGGCGCAAAAGACCTTATAACAGAAGATGAAGGTATCATTTTGGCAGATATTACCCCTGCAACTATTGCCAATGCCATTTTGGAAGCGACGAGTAAGCAATACAATATAACTCCTCATTTCGCTGAGCGAAATGGCCTCGCCATCGAGACCCATATCCAAAAACTAAAGCAAACTTTTCGTGACCATTCCATGAAGACTGCCGACCGAAAGGAAGCGACATGA
- the rfaD gene encoding ADP-glyceromanno-heptose 6-epimerase, whose translation MLVVTGGAGFIGSNLVKSLNKRGYSDVLVVDDLTDGIKFKNLVDCEITDYLDKDNFLTKLQNQNFISNIEAIFHQGACSTTTEWNGRFMMENNYEYSKTLLHACLDAKIPLIYASSAAVYGLTKTFKELPEYESPLNVYGYSKLQFDRYVRRFLNQGNSQIVGLRYFNVFGAGEDHKGSMASVIFHFYHQLKSSGTLKLFEGCEGYENGEQRRDFLYVDDVTTANLWFLDNEQASGIFNLGTGTSRSFNDVANAVLDYFGKGNIEYIPFPNHLKGHYQSFTEADISLLRQAGYQHPFSSLESAVKNYLLQLDR comes from the coding sequence ATGCTAGTAGTGACGGGAGGCGCAGGTTTTATTGGCAGTAATTTGGTGAAAAGTCTTAATAAGCGCGGTTATAGTGATGTGTTAGTGGTTGATGACTTGACTGATGGAATCAAATTCAAAAATCTCGTCGATTGTGAAATTACAGATTATCTAGATAAAGATAACTTTCTTACTAAATTACAAAATCAAAATTTTATTTCTAACATCGAAGCTATCTTTCATCAGGGGGCCTGTTCAACGACGACAGAATGGAACGGTCGTTTCATGATGGAAAACAACTATGAATATTCTAAAACACTTCTTCATGCCTGTTTGGATGCCAAAATCCCTTTAATTTATGCTTCAAGTGCCGCTGTATACGGTTTAACAAAAACATTTAAAGAGTTGCCTGAATATGAATCGCCACTCAATGTGTATGGCTATTCCAAACTTCAGTTTGATCGTTATGTGCGTCGCTTTTTAAATCAAGGTAATAGCCAGATAGTTGGCTTGCGCTATTTCAATGTTTTTGGTGCAGGAGAGGATCACAAAGGCAGCATGGCGAGTGTCATCTTTCATTTTTATCATCAGCTTAAATCGAGCGGTACCCTAAAATTATTTGAAGGCTGTGAAGGTTATGAGAATGGCGAGCAGCGTAGAGATTTTTTGTATGTTGATGATGTTACAACCGCCAACCTATGGTTTCTAGATAATGAGCAGGCAAGTGGTATTTTCAATTTAGGAACAGGTACAAGTAGAAGTTTCAATGATGTAGCAAATGCTGTGCTCGATTATTTTGGAAAAGGTAACATTGAATACATACCTTTTCCGAATCATTTGAAGGGACATTATCAAAGTTTTACCGAAGCCGATATTAGTTTGTTACGTCAAGCAGGTTACCAACATCCTTTCTCAAGTCTGGAATCGGCAGTTAAAAATTATCTGCTGCAGCTAGATCGCTAG
- the hldE gene encoding bifunctional D-glycero-beta-D-manno-heptose-7-phosphate kinase/D-glycero-beta-D-manno-heptose 1-phosphate adenylyltransferase HldE produces MTIKIPKYEDITILVVGDIMLDRYWHGATNRISPEAPVPVVHVQNIEERPGGAANVALNLKSLGCKVKLLGIIGNDSAGNSLEVALSNAGIDCHLQRVPELPTITKLRVIGRNQQLIRLDFEQEFHYVEKDSLNKAFQGFLAEVDAVIFSDYGKGTLVAVANMIQAARRAKKFIFVDPKSTDFTCYQNATLITPNLKEFQQVVGHCHSEAEIVKKAQLLINQHNLEGLLVTRGEDGMSLILKDALPVHLRAHAREVYDVSGAGDTVISVLAASIASGCDFETSSILANLAAGIVVKKLGVATVSIPELRRTLQRKHGSDSGILHEDDLIIAIEDARAHGEKIVMTNGCFDVLHAGHITYLEEARSLGNRLIVAINDDNSVKQLKGNNRPINTLQDRMILISALRCVDWVVSFSEDTPERLITRVLPDILVKGGDYSIPDIAGSKQVLENGGEVKILSFVEGYSSTATIKRMEESIC; encoded by the coding sequence ATGACAATAAAGATTCCTAAGTACGAAGACATCACTATTTTAGTGGTGGGCGATATCATGTTGGATAGATATTGGCATGGAGCTACAAACCGTATTTCCCCGGAAGCTCCGGTACCCGTTGTGCATGTGCAAAATATCGAGGAAAGACCCGGTGGAGCAGCAAATGTCGCTTTAAATTTAAAAAGCCTGGGTTGCAAAGTTAAATTACTGGGCATCATAGGTAATGACTCTGCGGGGAATTCTCTGGAGGTAGCTTTATCGAATGCAGGCATTGATTGCCATTTACAGCGTGTCCCAGAGCTACCTACGATCACCAAACTCCGCGTTATTGGTCGCAATCAACAGCTCATCCGATTAGATTTCGAGCAAGAGTTTCATTATGTTGAAAAAGATAGTTTAAACAAAGCATTTCAAGGCTTCCTTGCAGAAGTAGATGCGGTTATTTTTTCAGATTACGGTAAGGGAACGTTAGTCGCTGTGGCCAATATGATTCAAGCAGCGCGCAGAGCAAAGAAATTTATCTTCGTCGACCCCAAGAGCACCGATTTCACTTGCTACCAAAATGCCACCCTCATTACGCCTAATTTAAAGGAATTCCAGCAAGTTGTGGGCCATTGTCACTCCGAAGCAGAGATAGTAAAAAAAGCTCAACTACTCATTAACCAGCATAATCTTGAAGGGCTGTTAGTCACTCGAGGAGAGGACGGCATGTCTCTGATATTAAAGGATGCCCTGCCTGTTCATTTACGAGCTCATGCCAGAGAAGTCTATGACGTCAGTGGCGCAGGAGACACTGTTATTTCGGTGCTTGCCGCAAGTATAGCGTCGGGGTGCGACTTTGAAACATCGAGTATTCTTGCAAACCTAGCAGCAGGTATTGTGGTTAAAAAATTGGGCGTGGCCACGGTATCAATCCCAGAGCTGCGTAGAACATTACAACGTAAACATGGTAGCGATTCAGGAATTCTGCATGAAGATGATCTGATTATTGCTATCGAGGATGCTCGAGCACATGGTGAAAAAATTGTCATGACCAATGGCTGTTTTGATGTGTTGCATGCAGGGCATATTACTTATTTAGAAGAAGCACGTAGTTTGGGTAATAGACTAATTGTGGCTATTAACGATGATAACTCTGTTAAACAATTAAAAGGCAATAATAGACCGATTAATACGCTGCAAGATCGCATGATATTAATATCGGCCCTACGTTGTGTCGACTGGGTGGTTTCGTTCTCTGAAGATACGCCGGAAAGACTCATTACGCGTGTGTTACCCGATATATTAGTCAAGGGAGGTGATTACAGTATCCCTGATATAGCAGGTAGTAAACAGGTGCTAGAAAATGGTGGCGAAGTGAAAATTTTAAGTTTTGTTGAAGGTTACTCATCAACTGCTACCATAAAACGTATGGAGGAATCGATATGCTAG
- the waaC gene encoding lipopolysaccharide heptosyltransferase I, which translates to MTRILIVKTSSMGDIIHTLPALTDAARSLKDITFDWVVEEAFVEIPKWHPLVENIIQVPLRRFKKQKLHMIHNGEVALFFKQLRERQYDRVIDAQGLIKSALITRFSRGLRCGLDRKSAWEPLASLAYQKRLHVDASQHAITRMRQIFSQALDYPLVDSSPDYGIKIKTNYSTKNARYLLFIHGTTWETKEWPESYWIALAKIANDKNYEVLLPWGNIKEQERAQRIAKASNNVRVLEKSSLTEIAGILLSAAGTVSVDTGLGHLAAALNVPTVSIYGPTDPKETGALGANQKHLTVNFKCSPCWSERCKFKEVSSVAPACFASIPPEMVWNQLTKVIHD; encoded by the coding sequence ATGACTCGCATATTGATAGTTAAAACTTCGTCGATGGGCGATATTATTCATACACTACCCGCGTTGACGGATGCGGCTAGGTCACTTAAAGACATCACTTTCGATTGGGTCGTTGAAGAAGCTTTTGTCGAAATTCCAAAATGGCATCCCTTAGTTGAAAATATTATTCAGGTTCCATTACGCAGATTCAAAAAACAAAAATTGCACATGATTCATAACGGTGAAGTAGCACTTTTTTTCAAACAATTACGTGAACGACAGTATGATAGGGTCATAGATGCTCAAGGCCTTATCAAAAGCGCATTAATTACCCGATTTTCGCGTGGACTGCGTTGTGGCCTGGATCGGAAATCAGCTTGGGAACCTTTAGCAAGTCTTGCATATCAAAAAAGACTCCATGTAGATGCTTCACAGCATGCCATTACGCGCATGAGGCAAATTTTTAGCCAGGCATTAGATTATCCATTAGTTGACTCCTCTCCCGATTATGGAATAAAAATAAAGACTAACTATTCAACCAAGAATGCGCGGTATTTATTGTTTATTCATGGCACCACTTGGGAAACCAAAGAATGGCCGGAGAGCTATTGGATCGCATTAGCCAAAATAGCAAACGACAAAAATTATGAAGTATTATTGCCCTGGGGGAATATTAAGGAACAAGAGCGCGCACAACGTATTGCTAAAGCCTCTAATAACGTGAGAGTACTCGAGAAATCCTCTCTCACAGAGATTGCGGGTATCCTTCTTTCAGCTGCAGGGACGGTCAGTGTGGATACCGGACTGGGTCATTTAGCGGCGGCATTGAATGTGCCTACGGTATCAATATATGGTCCTACAGACCCCAAAGAAACAGGAGCACTAGGTGCTAATCAAAAACACCTCACGGTTAATTTCAAATGCTCGCCCTGCTGGAGTGAGCGATGTAAGTTTAAAGAGGTGTCATCTGTCGCTCCAGCTTGTTTTGCTTCAATTCCCCCGGAAATGGTATGGAATCAACTAACAAAGGTTATTCACGATTGA
- the waaF gene encoding lipopolysaccharide heptosyltransferase II has translation MKNVEKWSKLSFLQKEENSSLSPKAILIIGPAWIGDMVMAQTLFKVLKYRYPHISIDVLAPSWTVPLVQRMPEVRESILFPFGHGELHLFKRYKFARTLRNKNYDQAIILPGSFKAALIPFWAQIPLRTGWLGEWRTPLINDVRLNRDKPPLLIQQFSSLAYNKKEKFTLSLDDYYPKLEVNEQRQKDLVESLQLSTSSPVLALSPGAEYGPAKRWPIESFSQVANEMISCGWQVWIFGSKKESPLAQSIMQATQGKCVDLTGKTTLIEAVDLMSIAQAAITNDSGLMHIAAALDLPLIVLYGSSSPRFTPPLSKHVKVINLELGCSPCFKRTCPLGHFDCMKKISPELVLSNLKSLVAYDSHIDS, from the coding sequence ATGAAAAACGTAGAAAAATGGTCGAAGCTTAGTTTTTTGCAAAAGGAAGAAAATTCCTCCTTATCTCCTAAAGCGATCCTCATTATTGGACCGGCCTGGATAGGGGATATGGTAATGGCTCAAACTCTCTTCAAAGTATTAAAGTATCGCTATCCCCATATTTCGATTGATGTTTTAGCCCCTTCCTGGACGGTGCCCTTAGTCCAGCGTATGCCGGAAGTGCGTGAAAGTATTCTTTTTCCGTTTGGTCATGGAGAACTGCATCTCTTCAAACGGTATAAGTTTGCCCGTACCCTTCGCAATAAAAATTATGATCAAGCAATTATACTGCCAGGTTCTTTCAAAGCAGCTTTAATACCGTTCTGGGCTCAAATTCCGCTTCGAACAGGGTGGTTGGGAGAGTGGCGTACCCCGTTAATCAATGATGTTCGACTCAATAGGGATAAACCACCGCTATTGATTCAACAGTTTTCTTCGCTTGCCTATAATAAAAAAGAAAAATTTACTTTGTCCCTCGACGATTACTACCCAAAATTGGAAGTTAATGAACAGCGACAAAAGGACTTAGTAGAATCTTTACAATTGTCTACGAGTTCGCCTGTTTTAGCGCTTTCACCGGGGGCCGAATACGGTCCAGCCAAGCGTTGGCCAATAGAGTCGTTCTCACAAGTGGCAAATGAAATGATTTCTTGCGGCTGGCAAGTATGGATTTTTGGTTCAAAAAAGGAATCCCCACTGGCTCAGTCCATCATGCAAGCTACCCAAGGCAAATGTGTCGATCTCACAGGAAAAACCACTTTAATTGAAGCAGTAGATTTGATGTCTATAGCGCAAGCTGCTATTACTAATGACTCAGGTTTGATGCATATCGCAGCTGCTCTGGATCTCCCTTTAATTGTCTTGTATGGTTCTTCCTCTCCTAGATTCACTCCTCCGCTTTCAAAACACGTAAAAGTAATTAATTTAGAATTAGGATGTAGCCCTTGTTTTAAACGAACATGTCCCTTGGGACATTTTGATTGTATGAAAAAAATATCGCCTGAATTAGTACTTTCTAACCTCAAAAGCTTAGTTGCATATGACTCGCATATTGATAGTTAA
- a CDS encoding zinc-finger domain-containing protein: protein MACNKKQACTAVHYEVTQNDLPLSCPMPSMRLWDAHPRVFLPIAETGHAVCPYCSTEYFLKDYEKRRKMVEA, encoded by the coding sequence ATGGCCTGTAATAAAAAACAAGCATGTACAGCTGTTCACTATGAAGTAACGCAAAACGATTTACCTCTGTCTTGCCCCATGCCAAGTATGCGTCTTTGGGACGCGCATCCTAGAGTATTTTTACCTATTGCCGAAACCGGTCACGCAGTTTGTCCTTACTGCAGCACAGAATATTTTTTAAAAGATTATGAAAAACGTAGAAAAATGGTCGAAGCTTAG
- a CDS encoding outer membrane beta-barrel protein produces the protein MKKKFLLTSILALLISQAAFSNGRPFYVGAQLGGCDLHYDRSELSQDAIAVDDRGFAGRLLAGFNINQNLALEMGYTKYSNPEFSYLGNVKSNFSQESLDFLGKFSLPISCNLSVYATAGMAFVQRDDAEVVSRNVTIKINEADDHLRPMLGLGVSYGFNSRVSGEIGYFRTFGTDDLEDADFYGAGFTFRIG, from the coding sequence ATGAAGAAAAAATTTTTATTAACGAGTATTCTTGCTCTTCTGATCAGCCAAGCTGCTTTCTCTAATGGCCGCCCCTTTTATGTCGGAGCTCAGCTCGGGGGGTGCGATCTTCACTATGATCGGTCTGAATTAAGCCAAGATGCTATAGCCGTTGATGATAGGGGCTTTGCAGGGCGTCTTCTCGCAGGTTTTAATATAAATCAAAATCTTGCGCTAGAAATGGGCTACACAAAGTACTCCAATCCAGAGTTTTCATACTTAGGTAATGTCAAAAGCAACTTTAGCCAAGAATCTTTAGATTTTTTAGGTAAATTTTCCTTACCTATCTCCTGCAATCTAAGCGTTTATGCTACAGCCGGTATGGCCTTTGTGCAAAGAGATGACGCCGAAGTGGTTTCTCGCAATGTAACCATAAAAATCAACGAAGCCGATGATCATCTGCGGCCAATGCTAGGTCTAGGGGTGAGTTATGGATTTAATTCTCGAGTCTCTGGCGAAATTGGCTATTTTCGAACCTTTGGTACAGATGATTTAGAAGATGCAGATTTTTATGGAGCAGGTTTTACCTTCAGAATTGGGTAA